The Microbacterium paraoxydans genome includes a window with the following:
- a CDS encoding Flp pilus assembly complex ATPase component TadA, producing the protein MEQPASIIADLVRRRLRSEAVDPATDPERAREITQAEVRRHDDRALARGGVLVEDEAACVRDVLAAVSGFGALQPLLDDPGIEEVWVNGDGAVHTARGGVAERTALRWDEATVRDLVERMLQATGRRVDIGQPFVDASLPDGSRLHVAIADVVRGAWAVNTGYNYAHPRAKSSRKP; encoded by the coding sequence TCGGCTGCGGAGCGAGGCGGTGGACCCGGCGACCGATCCCGAGCGGGCGCGGGAGATCACACAGGCGGAGGTGCGGCGTCACGATGATCGGGCGCTCGCGCGGGGCGGCGTGCTGGTCGAGGACGAGGCGGCGTGCGTGCGGGACGTGCTGGCGGCGGTGAGTGGCTTCGGTGCTCTGCAGCCGCTGCTCGACGACCCGGGCATCGAGGAGGTGTGGGTCAACGGCGATGGTGCCGTGCACACGGCGCGGGGTGGTGTCGCGGAGCGGACGGCGCTGCGGTGGGACGAGGCGACGGTGCGGGATCTGGTGGAGAGGATGCTGCAGGCGACGGGGCGGCGGGTGGACATCGGGCAGCCGTTCGTCGATGCATCGCTGCCGGACGGCTCGCGGCTGCATGTAGCGATCGCCGATGTCGTGCGCGGGGCGTGGGCGGTCAACACGGGGTATAACTATGCACACCCGCGCGCGAAAAGCAGCCGAAAGCCGTAG